The Nostoc sp. UHCC 0926 nucleotide sequence CTCATGAGAAAGTATGAAACTCCCGCATCAACACCTAAACCGAAGCTAAATAATAGTTTACTAATTAATGGTATCAAATATGAAAATACTAAAGCAGGAAATATGTTGCAAGGAAGTTTATTTTGATGAAAATTAAAATTCTTGAGTGGCAACAACTATTTCAAAATTGTGTCAGTAATCCTCCTCTGCCAATTTCCTTGCCTACTGTAGCCATTGCCAATCCTCCCTATTGCAAAATTAATCTCACTTCCGATTCCGAACTAGCCCGATTTGAGATGGCTTATAAATGGATAAAAAACGGAGATGGAAGCTACGTAATTACATCTAAGTTGAAAACCCAAGTAGAACAAGAGTGCTTATTTGTAGAACAGTGTTTAAATCAATTGCAACCTGGTGAAATAGCCTGTATCTTGGTGTCTAATGGAATTCTGTCTTCATCTAACCAAGCACACTTTCGCCGATGGCTATTAGAAGACAT carries:
- a CDS encoding N-6 DNA methylase gives rise to the protein MKIKILEWQQLFQNCVSNPPLPISLPTVAIANPPYCKINLTSDSELARFEMAYKWIKNGDGSYVITSKLKTQVEQECLFVEQCLNQLQPGEIACILVSNGILSSSNQAHFRRWLLEDMALLIASIQLPTENFQVECGLGIITSFLILQRKGGDLPIPEDYSIFMAVADKIGFDSRGRRLFRSITNGQQTQEIDSDFPLIMEEFKKFMTEVWQNHIYLK